The DNA sequence GAGAACTCCGGCGGCCCGGCGGGGTCAAGCCCGAGCGGCCACCCCGCCATCACCGTGCCTCCACCGGCGGCCTGCCCGGGCCCCAGGGCGAACGACTCGATTGATGCGCCGGGCAGCGTCGCGGCCCACAGCGAGAGCGCGGCCCCCCGCTCGATCTCCCGGCCGGTGCCGATCACCCCCTCCGCAGAGCAGCCGATGAGGTGCACGGGCGCCAGCTCCTCGTGCACGGCTGCCGCGATGCGCGCGGCGTCCTCCATGAGGTCGGGGGTGG is a window from the Gemmatimonadales bacterium genome containing:
- a CDS encoding FIST N-terminal domain-containing protein, with the protein product MTSFGSGISTLPGAWDAACEAAALVRNGLGGTRPDLAVVFATPDLMEDAARIAAAVHEELAPVHLIGCSAEGVIGTGREIERGAALSLWAATLPGASIESFALGPGQAAGGGTVMAGWPLGLDPAGPPEFS